The genome window TATTCTGTCGAAGGACGCGCCCTCGTTCGTCGGGAAAACCCGGTCCACCCCGCAGCCCAGCACGCCGATGCTCCGCCCCCCGGCGGCAACGGCCCCCATCTGCGAAGCGAGGTCTATCCCCGCGGCGCAGCCCGAGACCACGGTCACCCCGACCCGGGCCAGCCCCCCGCCCAGCTTGCGCGCCAGCTCCCGCCCGTAGGGGCTCGGGTTCCGGGTGCCCACCATGGACACCGCCAGCCGGTCCTCGGGAAGGTACTCCCCCCGCACGTACAGCACCGCCGGCGGGTCGGTCAGGTCCTTGAGCGGGGCGGGGTAATCGGGGTCACAGAGGAGGAAGAGGGAGAGGTCGGGGAAGCGATTGACGGCGTCGAGCTCGCGCTCCAGGCGCTTCTGGTGCGCGTCTGAGCGGGCGGCGAGGATATTGGCGGCGCGGACGGGACCGATGCCCTCAATCTGCAAGAGCCGGCCGTGGGGCGCCGCCAGGGCCTCCCGGGCCGAGCCCAGGCGCTCCACCAGGCGGCGGAAATGAACCGGCCCCACCTCGGGGACCAGGTTCAGGCTTACCCAGGCCGCGACCTCGGAGTCCGGCGCTATGTCGGCGGGATTGTGCATCCGACTACGGCACGCTTTTGGAAATCCCGAACCGGCGGGTGAAAAAGTCAGGCGGACGGCCGCTCGGCCCGAACGACGAAGAGCTCCTCGTCGTCCACCGAGCCGGTGACCCTCAACCCGGCCGACTCCATCATCCCGGTAATTTCGGGCACGGTGGGCAGGTAGTCCCCCCGCATCAATTCGCCGGCCACCCGGTGGAGGTCGTTGATGGCGCGACGGGATTGGGAATGGGCGATTACCAGCCTGCCCCCCTCCTTCAACGCGGCGGCCAGGGTCCTCACGACGGCCGCCTGGTCGGGGAAGTGGGGGAAGCAGGAATAGCAGATAATCGCGTCGAACTCGCGGTCCGACGCCATCCCGATGACGTCTTGAACGACGAACTTTATATCCGGGTTATCCGCCGGGGGATACTTCCCCTTCGCCACCGCGATCATCCGCAGGGAGAAGTCCAGAGCCGTTATGGCGCCGGACCCGCCGAGACGCCGCCGAAGAAAGGGGATCATGACGCCGGTGCCGCACCCCGCGTCCAGGACTTGCTGACCGGGCTTCAGACTCAGGAAGTCGGCGATGCGCTCCAGCTTGACGGGGTCGTGAGATGTGGCGTCGTCCCACCCCTCGGCCAGAGCGTCGAAGACACCCCTGCGCCGCGAGTCCGTCGGGGCCATTACCGCTCCCCCGTCGAGAGGGGTCAATCCTGGCTCAGGCGGGCGAAAATCATCCGGCCCGCCGAGGTCTGCAGGTGGCTCGTGACCGTAACCTCGACCTCACGGCCTATATGGTCCCGGCCGCGGTCCACCACCACCATGGTGCCGTCCTCCAGGTACCCCACCGCCTGCCCCGACTCGGTCCCCTCCTTCATGAGCTTCACCAACATCCGCTCCCCGGCCAGGTACACGGGCTTGAGCGCGTTGGCCAGC of bacterium contains these proteins:
- the dprA gene encoding DNA-processing protein DprA produces the protein MHNPADIAPDSEVAAWVSLNLVPEVGPVHFRRLVERLGSAREALAAPHGRLLQIEGIGPVRAANILAARSDAHQKRLERELDAVNRFPDLSLFLLCDPDYPAPLKDLTDPPAVLYVRGEYLPEDRLAVSMVGTRNPSPYGRELARKLGGGLARVGVTVVSGCAAGIDLASQMGAVAAGGRSIGVLGCGVDRVFPTNEGASFDRIRASGALMSEFPLGTEPLAQNFPRRNRLIAALGLGVVVVEAPLKSGALITAEFAVELNREVMSCPGNAIRDGARGSHALLKEGAALVETVEDILRAVGRAADPRLFADRVTAPEAPDLTDGEAALLGALTAEAVHLDELTARLESPRAEILQLLLSLELKGVVEQLPGMYYRRPF
- a CDS encoding methyltransferase domain-containing protein is translated as MAPTDSRRRGVFDALAEGWDDATSHDPVKLERIADFLSLKPGQQVLDAGCGTGVMIPFLRRRLGGSGAITALDFSLRMIAVAKGKYPPADNPDIKFVVQDVIGMASDREFDAIICYSCFPHFPDQAAVVRTLAAALKEGGRLVIAHSQSRRAINDLHRVAGELMRGDYLPTVPEITGMMESAGLRVTGSVDDEELFVVRAERPSA